One Alnus glutinosa chromosome 13, dhAlnGlut1.1, whole genome shotgun sequence genomic window, AACCTTCCTTCGAAGTCCGGATTTGATTCAGATCCTCAAGAACCCTGAAATGCTCCTTCGTCGCTCGCTGGGCGCAGATATCAACTTCTTTGGCATGCTCCACAAGCTCCCGATTCTTCTCAGTGGCGACATCCAAAAGCTCCTGAAGCTGGGAGTTGGCGACCGACAACTCAGTATTCTTCTGCTTACTCTCCAGAAGCTCCTGTTCCTTTGTAGCCAGCAAGAGGCGAAGATTTCCCACCTCAGAGCTAGGCGATTCCAAGGACGGTACTCTTCGGGAACCAGAAGCCCGTTCCGGTTTGCTCAACTCCCGAGGATGACCTGACTCATCAGGGTACTCACTCATAGCCCTGTGAAAATCGTCGTACCAACCAGCCACTCGAAGCGTGGACTGCCAAGAAAATAAGTAATCAGAAGTATGAGgccgaaaaaaaattaaaatagaagttTCAGAGACATACCGCGTAATGCTCGAAGACCAGTTTATCTACAAACATGGCCGGAGTAAGCCGACCCTCTCCTCGGGTGTAATCTTCAGGCAATAGGTTGGTAATAGCGGTAAGAGGATGCCCTTTCAAGCCTTTTGCCAATGATTTCATTAATGGCGATTTCATCCCACAACGACCTTGGATTGGCCCGCCTCGGTAGACGGGGCCTAGCTTCTTGGACGCAGCAGTAGAAGGGATGGGATCAGCCTCAGAGAAATCAGCCCCAAAAGCATCCTCGGGAACAAACTCAGAATTTGGAGACAACTCCTGAGGACGAATGCGCAAACGTGTAAGAGTAGTCCCAGCCTCGAGTAGCTCGAGGGACTTGTCAGCTCTGGCTTTCTTCGATGGCTCTTCCAAGGAAGCCTTGCCCTTGTCTGCTTTTTCCTCTTTGAAGCTGGATGGGCAACCTCAGCAATGGAAGCATCCTTCTCCGCGGCAGGGGTCTGGGTCACAGTAGTCACAGCCTCGAGGAGCTCTTGGGACTTGTCAGCTCTGGCTTCGTTTGAAGGCATGGGGCGAGAAGAAGAGTCACCTACTCACCTCCCTGGCGAACAAAGGGGACCTCCGGAGAGTAGCCGCCGGAAAGCTCATCTTCAGACATGTTTTGTAGAGTTGAGATTTTGAAGGGAATTTGAAGAGAAAATCGAAAAGCAGCAGCAGAGGTTTGGAAAAGACGGAAGCAAGGCTTGGGTAAGTCTAGCATTTCAAGAGGAATGATGCACGGGAAATGATGCACTGTGAC contains:
- the LOC133854495 gene encoding uncharacterized protein LOC133854495, whose protein sequence is MSEDELSGGYSPEVPFVRQGGCPSSFKEEKADKGKASLEEPSKKARADKSLELLEAGTTLTRLRIRPQELSPNSEFVPEDAFGADFSEADPIPSTAASKKLGPVYRGGPIQGRCGMKSPLMKSLAKGLKGHPLTAITNLLPEDYTRGEGRLTPAMFVDKLVFEHYASTLRVAGWYDDFHRAMSEYPDESGHPRELSKPERASGSRRVPSLESPSSEVGNLRLLLATKEQELLESKQKNTELSVANSQLQELLDVATEKNRELVEHAKEVDICAQRATKEHFRVLEDLNQIRTSKEGFRELCGTLENAVSRAEGGREKAEADLRKSREKCNGSGEDSISGRRRPPATCRSCPFFRGFEI